The DNA segment GAGACTGCACCTGAGAAAGGCACATCGTGATCGCCGTACTGGGCCTCGTCGTGGGCGTCGTGGCCGGCCTGTTGGTCCGGCCCGAGGTTCCGGCGGTCGTCGAGCCGTACCTGCCGATCGCCGTCGTGGCCGCGCTCGACGCCGTCTTCGGCGGGCTGCGGGCCATGCTCGACGGCATCTTCGACGACAAGGTCTTCGTGGTGTCGTTCCTGTCGAACGTGGTCGTCGCCGCGCTGATCGTCTTCCTCGGCGACGAGTTGGGTGTGGGTGCCCAGCTGTCCACGGGCGTGGTGGTCGTGCTCGGTATCCGGATCTTCTCCAACGCCGCGGCAATCCGCCGGCACGTGTTCCGGGCGTGAGACCGATGAGCGATCAGGACCACGAGCCCGAGCACGAGGACCCCCGTCAGGGCGGCAGGATGACGCCCGAGCCGCAGACCGGACCGCGCGCGGCGGCCCCCGGCGCCCGTCAGGTGTCCCGGCCCCATCCTGCCCCGGCACCGCGCCCTGCCCTCGCGCCGCGTCCCGTC comes from the Streptomyces sp. KMM 9044 genome and includes:
- a CDS encoding small basic family protein gives rise to the protein MIAVLGLVVGVVAGLLVRPEVPAVVEPYLPIAVVAALDAVFGGLRAMLDGIFDDKVFVVSFLSNVVVAALIVFLGDELGVGAQLSTGVVVVLGIRIFSNAAAIRRHVFRA